The Sulfurihydrogenibium sp. genome segment TCAAGTGTAAAGAAAAGTGGCAAGATAAAGAAAATGGGAAATCCATATGCAAGAAAGATACTATACATGGCAGCATTATCAGCAATAAGGTTTAACAAATACTGCAGAGAATTATACGAAAGATTAGCAAGTAAAGGTAAAGCTAAAAAATTAGCATTAGTGGCTGTAGCACATAAGTTATTAAGGCAGGCATATGGTGTATTAAAAAGTAGAAAACCATTTGATGAAAATTTTTGCACTTGACATTTAACATAGAACATCCTGAGGCCGAAGGCCGAAAGATCTCATTTTTAAATCCTATAAAAATCACTAATTTCTCACCTGCGTATTATTTTCAGCTAATTACATATTTCCGAAAATAAAATAACTTACACAATCACTCTCTCAAATCTCACTATTATGTTAAAATTCTTTTTAATTATATTCGGAGGTGTAGCTATGATTAAGCTACCGATGATAATTGGCGGCAAGGAAGTTTGGAAGGATGAGGTTATCGATGTAATTTTTCCTTACAACCAAGAAAAAATCGGTGAAGCTGCAAAGGGTTCTCCAGAAGATGTTTATCAGGCTATAGAGAAAGCTAAAATAGGTCTTGAAAAACTAAAAAAACTTACAGCATATGAAAAATACAAAATTCTATTAAAAGTAGCTAACCTTTTAGAAAGTAGAAAAGAAGAGTTTGCAAGAACTATAACCTTAGAAACAGGAAAAACTATCCGTGAAGCAAGAACAGAAGTAGATAGGGCTGTAAATACAATCACTTTCTCGGCAGAAGAAGCAAAAAGAATTCATGGCGAGTATGTGCATTTTGACGCATCTCCAAACGGCAAAGGAAAGAAAGGGTTTTATTACAGAGTCCCGGCTGGAATAGTGTCTGCAATTACTCCTTTTAACTTTCCTGTAAATCTTACTGCACATAAAATAGCACCATCTATTGCTGCAGGTTGTCCGTTTATACTAAAACCAAGTGAAAGAACTCCACTATCTCCAATAATGCTTTGTCAACTTTTCCTTGAAGCTGGTGTCCCTGAAGAGGCTGTTTCTGTTATACCTGGATTTGCAGATGTAGGTCAAGCAATGACAACACATCCAGATGTTAGGGTCGTTTCTTTTACAGGAAGTTTAAAAGTTGGAGAAATAATAGCAAAACAGGCAGGATTGAAAAAAATAGTGATGGAACTTGGGTCAAACTCGGCTGTAATTGTCGATAAAACAGCAAATTTAGAAATTGCATCTAAAAAATCAGTTCTTGGAGGGTTTGCGTTAGCAGGTCAGGTTTGTATATCGGTTCAAAGGGTATTTGTTCATGAAAGTGTAGCTGATGAATTTGAACATCTTTTAAAAGTGGAAGCTTCAAAGTTAAAATATGGAAATCCTTTAGAAGAAGATACAGACGTAGGTCCTGTAATCTCTATAAATGAAGTTGATAGAATTGAAACTTGGATTAATGAAGCAGTTATGAAAGGCGGTAAGATAGCACTTGGAGGAATACAATCAAAAGATAAACCAATAATTCCACCAACAATAGTGTCAGAAGTGCCGGAAGAGTCTAAACTTTTTTATGAAGAAGCCTTTGCTCCTGTTGTTGCAGTAAAAAGGTTTAAAGATATAGATGAAGCTATAAAGCTTGTCAATAAAACAAATTATGGCTTACAAGTTGGAGTGTTTACAAACGACCTAAAAAATGCTTGGAAAGTGATAGAAAATGCAGATGTTGGTGGAGTTATCATAAACGATATTCCGACGTTTAGAGCTGACAATATGCCATATGGTGGAGTTAAAGGAAGCGGTATAGGTAGGGAAGGTCCAAAGTTTGCAATAGAAGACTACACAGAAATAAAGGTTGTAGCTTTTGATTTGGGTTAACTGTTTATTTATTGCACAATAAATATGCAAAGTAGAATTTGAATTGCACTTAAAATATGCAATATATTTAAAAATATCGATCTTCCTCAGATGACGTTTTTATTTGCTCGTCATTCTGAGGACTTTGAATGATCATAATTTAAAATTTAGTAATATTGCACTGAAAATATGCAATATCTACAGATTTTAAAAGTGTTAAAATATTTAAGTATTTAGTAAAATCAAGAAATTAAAATTTGGCACGAAATTTTCTTATAATCAAAAATGGAGGTATGTTATGAAAAAAATTGAAGCAATTATTAAGCCTTTCAAGCTTGATGAAGTTAAAGATGCACTTACAAACATTGGAATCTACGGTATGACTGTTACGGAAGCAAAGGGATTTGGAAGACAAAAAGGTCATACTGAGTTATACAGAGGGGCAGAGTATGTAATAGATTTCCTCCCTAAGTTAAAAATAGAAGTCGTTGTTGATGATGCACAAGTTGAAAAAGTAGTAGAAGCTATAATGCAGGCTGCAAGAACCGGGAGAATTGGAGATGGAAAAATCTTTATCATTCCAATAGAAGATGTAATAAGAATAAGAACGGGAGAAAGAGGTCCGGAAGCAGTTTAATATAAGAAACAATTAATTTTTATAAAGGAGGTTTTTTAAAATGGCAATGATCCAATGTCAAACACCGGATGATGTAATGCGTGTAATTTCAGAAAAAGGTATTGCCTTTATTGATTTTAAGTTTTCAGACCCATTTGGTCAGTGGCAACATTTAACAATCCCAACTCACGAGTTTGGCCTACATTCATTTGAAAACGGAATTCCGTTTGACGGTTCATCAATAAGAGGTTGGAAAGGTATTCAAGAATCAGATATGTTATTAATTCCAGACCCAAAAACAGCGTTCATCGACCCGTTCATTGAAGAGCCAACTTTATCTTTAATTTGTGATGTAGTTGACCCAATAACTAAAGAGCCATACTCAAGAGATACAAGACAAATCGCTAAAAAAGCTCTTGAATTTTTAAGGTCTACAGGTATTGGTGATATAGCTTACTTTGGTCCAGAGGCAGAATTCTTTATTTTTGATGATGTTAGATTTAGCTCAGGACCTAACCATTCCTACTACCAAGTAGATTCTGAAGAAGGATGGTGGAATACTGCAAGAGAAGAAAATCCAAACCTTGGGTACAAAATACCTTATAAAAGAGGGTACTTCCCGGTTTCTCCATTGGACAAAACTCATCACATAAGAATGGAAATGGTTAAAACACTTGAAGAAGTAGGTATTACAGTAGAAAGAGAGCACCATGAAGTAGCTACAGCAGGACAAGGAGAAATAAACTTCAGATTTTCAGATATTGTTGGCTCGGGAGATAACATCTTAAAATACAAATATGTGCTTAGAAACGTTGGATACAGATATGGAAAGTTTGTAACATTCATGCCAAAACCATTAGCAGGTGATAATGGTAGTGGTATGCACTGTCACTTCTCAATCTGGAAAGACGGACAAAACCTTTTTGCCGGTAATGGATACGGTGGGTTATCGGAAATAGCTCTCTATGCTATTGGCGGAATCATTAAACATGCAAGAGCCATCTGTGCATTCTCTAACCCAACTACAAACTCTTACCATAGATTAGTGCCCGGATTTGAAGCTCCTGTAAGACTTGCATACTCTGCAAGAAACAGGTCTGCTGCTATCAGAATTCCTGTTGGTGATACATCTCCAAAGGCTAAAAGAATTGAAGTAAGATTCCCGGATGCATCTTCTAACCCATACTTAACGTTTACAGCTTTATTAATGGCTGCTATTGATGGTATTGAAAATAAAATCCATCCAGGTGAACCTCTTGATAAAGATATCTACTCATTACCACCAGAAGAACTTGCAAACGTTCCACAAACTCCAGGATCTCTCCAAGAAGCTATCGATGCATTAAAAGAAGACAACGAGTTTTTACTCAAAGGTGGCGTAATGGACATGGACTTTATCAATATGTGGATTGAAACAAAACAAGCAGAGCAAGATGCAATTAGATTGGTTCCACATCCAAAAGAATTTGAACTTTATTTTGACGTTTAATTAACTATAATGCCCTCCCAAATGGGAGGGTGTCTTGATTTTAATAAAAGATGTAAGAAAGTTAGAACGTAAAGAAACTTGTCAATAATTTTGGAGACTGTTGTTTCAAAAACCCAAATCTTTATTCTGCAGCCGGCAAAGAATCTCGTGTTTTTTATTTATTGTGTAAAGAGGTTACTCTTCTGTAAAGTTGCTATTGATTTTGACTTGATGTGTTGTTTAAACCATTATCATTCTTTTTAAAACATCTAACATCTCACGTCTCTCCTTACAAAACCCACACGGTTCAGATGTAACCAGTAAAAACTTTTAAAACGAACACCTTTAAAACAACTTTCTAACCCACACGGTTCAGATGTAACGGTCATGAAAATGAGCAAATTCTTGAGTCAAGAGACTTTCTAACCCACACGGTTCAGATGGAACTATTAAAAAATGATTACGACTACCTTCTTATACTAACTTTCTAACCCACACGGTTCAGATGGAACCAGGGAATATGTCGTCTCTGTAGAAGAAGTTTTTATCTTTCTAACCCACACGGTTCAGATGGAACGGAAATTTTTGATGAAAATTACGGTTATGCTACTCCCCTTTCTAACCCACACGGTTCAGATGGAACTGTTTGATAAGTAGATGGATAAAAACAAATAAGCCGTCTTTCTAACCCACACGGTTCAGATGGAACTAATTCAGTCAAGTCAGAAGGATGCATTCTTGGATACTTTCTAACCCACACGGTTCAGATGGAACTAAAGAAAGTCCATAATCCATTTTCATATATAGATACTTTCTAACCCACACGGTTCAGATGGAACAAAATGAACTTTCCAATTCTACTTTTATAAGTGCCGTCTTTCTAACCCACACGGTTCAGATGGAACAGTTAAGCGTTCCTTTTTCTAGTCAAATATGTGTATCTTTCTAACCCACACGGTTCAGATGGAACTATATCCTGTGTAAAGCTTTTCTTTATCTTGAAATCCTTTCTAACCCACACGGTTCAGATGGAACTAACCAGCTTTTAGTTAAAATTCCTACTATTGCTGTTCTTTCTAACCCACACGGTTCAGATGGAACATGGTTTTCTGTCCTCCCCATCCTGATATTAGTATTCTTTCTAACCCACACGGTTCAGATGGAACTCAAACCAACTTGCAAACTTGCTGATTATTTGTTCAAACTTTCTAACCCACACGGTTCAGATGGAACTAAAGAAAATACAAATAAGCCCAAAATCTAAGAAGACTTTCTAACCCACACGGTTCAGATGGAACCCGTTAACTTTTAACTCAAAAATAAAATCGCTTTTAACTTACTCTATCAATATTCTGATAATCATTATACCAAACTTTTAAAAAACCTGCAAGTTGAAGTTTTTTGCAGCAAACCTCGATATACAGAAAATATATTATTATATTTTATCCTTTAACATCCCATCACAAGCCAACCGCTGAAAACCACAAACTCAGAAGCCCGCTGCAAATACCACTCCTTAACTTCCCGATCTCAAAAAATTTTAAAATAAAAAATTACAAATTTTCAAAAATTTAAACATTAAAAAATTTAAAATTAAAAAGTTTAATTCAACAAACACTTACAACTACTTTTTAAAAAATCCTTTTCAAACCATCACTACACAAGCTCAAATCAAACATCAAAAAATAAAATTACATTACCAATACTTTAGCTTCACTGACTTGTAAATCATCTCACCAAGTCATCACACAATCAGATAAAAATCGCTAAGATATTGATAAACAAATTTCCAACGTCTCACATCTCACATCTCACGTTTCACGTAAAACAAGCTTGTGTGGGCTAACCTATTCAATTGCCAAGGTACAGTTAAAAAATTAAAAAGCTAATATAAATATACTAAAAATTTTGCTACATGTCAAGCAGAAAATGAGGGTGTTCCAAAATTTTTGTAAGCTTACCTTTCCGTGTCATCGTGAGGAAGTAAGTTCGAAGGATCTCTTTTTTGATTTTTGACTTGAAAAGAAGAATGGGAGATTCTTCGCTTCGCTCAGAATGACATCTTTGAGGTCAAGATTCTTCGCCGGCTGCAGAATGGTAGTGTGGATTTTTACAAGCAACTTCAGCAGAAAACAAGAATGTTCTAAAACTTTTACAATCTTACTTTTTCTTCTTACGACGTAAATTTGAAAAGTCTTCTCTTTAAGTCTTGTAAAAATCGCCCCCTTTTTTGTTCATGACATGAATTATAATAAATACATTCACATACAAATTGATGAGAAAAATCAGGAGAGAATTTGAGAGAGTTAAGACCAACGTCAAACTTAGTAAAGCAAGCTTTGTTTAATATTCTTTACAGTGTGAAAGGTAAAGACTTTTTAGATTTATTTGCCGGAACCGGTCAAATTGGAATGACTGCATTAGAAAAAGGTGCAAAATCTATAGTTTTTGTAGATATAGAAAGAGAAAGAATTAATCAGATAAGGGAAAAGCTAAAGAATGTTGAAAATGTTAAATTTGTATCAAAAGATGTTTTAAAATACTTAAAAGACCAACCAGATGAGAGCTTTGATATTGTTTTTGCAGACCCACCTTACGATTATAAATATTATGATAAACTAATTAAAGAAGGTTTAAGAGTTTTGAGAAATGGCGGCATGTTAATAGTAGAACACAGATTTAAAAACGACCTAAGCAGTATTGAACCGGATTTTTATGTAGAATCAAGAAAATATGGAGATACGGTTATCAGTTTTTGGAGAAAACAATGACAGCCAAAATATGTGTTTACCCGGGAACGTTTGACCCTGTTCATTTTGGACATTTAGATATAGTAGATAGAGCATTAAATATTTTTGATACGGTTGTAGTTGCTTTAGCTGAAAATCCAAAGAAAAAACCACTTTTTACTTTGAAAGAAAGAATAGAAATGTTTGAAGATGCTGTCTCAAAGTATAAAGGCAGGGTGATTGTAGAAGGATTTTCTGGGCTTTTGGTAGATTTTATGAAAAAGTACAACACTAAAATCATTGTACGAGGAGTAAGACTTTTTACAGATTTTGAGTATGAGCTTCAAATAGCAATGACAAACTACAAACTTGACAAAGTAGAAACATTTTTCATGATGCCATCTCAAGAACTCATTCATATAAGCTCAACCATCGTAAAGGATGTTGCATTTCATAATGGAGATGTTAGCTCAATGGTGACACCATTTGTAAAGTCAAAATTAGAAGAAAAAGTTAGACAGTTAAGAGAGGCAAGAGAGTGAAAGGTAAGTCAAGAATTTCCTTTATGCTTCTTATTAAAGGTATATTACTGTTGAGCTTAGTTTTTATTTATATGTTTATAAACGGATGTTCCATTAAAGAATATACAGCAATAAAAAATAAAAATCCTGAAATCTACTGTTTAAAAGCAGTAAATGTAAACTATCCAGAACCGACTTTAAGAGATGTTTTGACCAAAAGTATAAGTGATGGAATTTTACAATCCGGAAACAAATTAGAATGTAGTGATAATACTAAATATTTTGTATATGTAGATGCTGTAAATCTTAACTTTATACCGCTTGGATATTCTCCGGCTCAAAGGGCTAACGTTTATAAAGTTAGCATTGATTTAAGATTTAAAGTAGAAGATAGGCATGGAAATGTTGCTATAGACCAAATGATTAAAGAAAATGCTCAGTATGTTGGGGCTGGTTTAAGGTCTGATATTGAAAAAATTTATGCTTTTGAAGAAATTGGAGAATTGATTAAGATAAGGACTCAAGCGGTGCTTACAAAAAATGAGTGAGATAAAAGCAAGCCAGCTTTTAAAAGAATTTAATTTAAGTCAATTAAAGCCGGTTTTAATTATCTATGGAGATGAATATCTAACAAAGGCTCTTGTCGTTGAGAAGTTTAAATCGGTTTCGCCTATAAAAGTTTACTGGGGAGATGAGTTAGATTATACTTCCTTTAGAAATCATCTTTTTTCAAAAGATTTATTCTCATCTTCAAAGGCAATAGTGGTTAGAGATTTTGAAGCCTTTACAGATAAGCTCAAAAAGGACGAGTTAAAGCAAATCATAGAAGATATTAAAAATATAAAACTACCGGATAGATTGATTTTGGTTGTAAATTTAGAAAAGTTGGATAAAGAGCCTTATAAATCTTTGTTAAAACTTGATAATGTTGATGTTGTAATTTCTAAAAAATTAACTTTTCAGGGATTTTTAACTTCTTTAAAAAACAAATTAGCAAAGGAAGGAAAAGCTATTTCAGATGAAAATTTAAAATACCTTGCAAGTCTTTTAAACAACGATTTGACAATAGCTAAAAATGAAGTAGAAAAACTTTTATTATATGTTGGAGATAAGAAAGAGATAACAAAAGAAGATATAGATGCTGTAGTTACTCCTGTCTTTGAGGAGAATGTATTTAATTTTTTAGACAAATTTTTCAAAAAAGATATTTCTGCTTTAAAGATTTTTATCAATCTGCTTAATAACGGCGTTCATCCTTTTGAAATTCAAAGCTTAATCTTATCTCAGTTAGAAAAAGCTTTACAAACAAAGATTTTAATGGAAGCCGGCAACAGTTTAGAAGAAGCTTTAAATAAAGTAGGAATAAACCATCCATTACAACAGGCAAACATTTCAAATATTTTAAAAAGTCTATCTAAGGAAGAGATGGTTAAGCTATTAAATAACCTCTACAACTTAGAAGTGGCACAAAAAATATACTATCAAGATATAAACGAGACTTCAAAAGAGTTTATTCTTAACTTTGTAAGGAGCTAAAATGGAAAAAAGCAGGCTTGAGCTAAAAAATATAGAAAAGAGCTTTAAAAATAGAACAGTAGTAAATGGTGTGTCTTTGTATGCAGAAGAGGGGGAAATAGTGGGACTGCTTGGTCCAAACGGTGCCGGTAAGACAACTACTTTTAAGTGTTTGCTTGGTTTTTTAAAGCCGGAAAAGGGAAGTGTTTTACTGAACGGTGAAGATATTACAGACCTTCCTGTTTGGGAAAGGGCAAAAAAAGGAATAAGTTTTCTGCCGCAAGAATCTTCCATATTTAGAGATTTGACCGTTTGGGACAATCTTATGATGTTTTTAGAGTTTCAAAATTTGACTGTTTCTGAGATGACATCAAAGGCAGAAGAGCTTTTGAAAGAGTTTAATTTAGACCATCTTAAACATCAAAAAGCTTCAACCCTTTCAGGCGGTGAAAGGAGAAGGCTTGAGATAGCAAGAAGTTTGATAATAAACCCATCTTTTTTACTCTTGGATGAGCCATTTGCAGGCGTAGACCCTGTTTCTGTGAAAGATATTAACCAGTTAATCCTATCTTTAAAATCAAGAAATATAGGAATAATCATCACTGACCATAACGTTAGAGAAACATTAAAGATAACAGATAGAGCTTACATAATTGCCCACGGGAGAGTAATAGCAGAAGGAACTCCTCAAGAGATCGTAGAAAACCAAGAAGTTAAAAGAGTTTTTCTTGGAGAGGATTTTGTTTTGGTTTAATTTACCAGTTTTCCAGTAGATTTTTAAGTTTATCCTCTTTTTGTTTGTTTAAATTTAACATTTTTGCTACATATTTGCCGAGAATATCAAATTCAATGTTTACAATATCGCCAACCTTTCTATATTTTAGGTTTGTATTTTCCCAAGTGTGGGGTATGATGTTTAAATCAATGACATTTTCGTTTATGTAGTTAATGGTTAAGCTTATCCCATCTATTGCAATAGACCCTTTTTCTATCACAAGATAATCATACTCAGAAGGAAATCTGATTTTTATGTTTGTATGCTGTCCAAGATTTGTTATTGAAGTTATTTCTCCGGTTGTATCAACATGCCCCTGTACTATATGCCCCCCAAGCCTGCTTGACGGTGTCATGGCTCTTTCTAAATTAACATATTCATTGATTTTCAAAAACTTAAAATTACTTCTTTTTATAGTTTCATTAGATACTTCAAAGTCTAAGGAGTTTTTATCAATGTTTACAACTGTCAAGCAAACTCCATTAACAGCTACACTATCACCCAGCTTAATATCATCTAAAATTTTATTACACTCTACTTTTATTTTTAATCCGTCATTCTTCTTATTTATAGCTGATATTTTCCCTACTTCTTCTATTAATCCTGTAAACATTTTCTTACTCCTTGTATCTATAAATAATATAATTCCTTAACACTTTTTTAACATAGTCTCTTGTTTCTTGGTATGGATAAAGCTCTATAAATTCGGCTTCATCTTTTATATTGTTTTTATCTATGAACTTTTTAACGGCTCCTTCTCCTGAATTATAAGATGCAAAAACGTATACTAAATTTCCGTTAAACATATTTAAAAGTTTTTGTACATACCATTTTGCAAAAAGTATAGCATTTTCAGGCTTGTACAAGTCTACCATGTCAAAATCTTTTAATCCTATCTGATTTGCTACATAGTAACCTGTTTTTGGGATAAACTGAGTTAAACCAACAGCATTAGACCAAGATACAGCATAAGGATTAAAAAAGCTTTCTTGCTTCATGATTGCGTAAATAATATTTTCAAATTCCTTTGGCTCAACATTTCCAAATGGTTTTACATAGCTACATTCATGAAGCTGGCTAAAACATCTAACCCCGGCTTCCGGCAATACTGAATAAACTTCCTCACATTTGCCTTTTTTAACTTGATAAACCCCTTCTGTCCAAGCTAATTTATAATCAATGCTTTTTAGTTTATTTAAAGTCTCTGCTATATTTCCATATTTGTTAGGACAAGGATTTTCTTTTTTTATAATTATCCTTTTACCTGTTTTGTACACGATTAAACTTAAATACGGCGTGATTTCTGAAACTTTATAGCTATCTTTAATATCTATCTCGTTTATATTTTTGTTTTCTATTAGCTTGTTCCAATATTCTATTTGATAAGGGTCATTTGAGAATTTTCCATAACTTAAAAGCTTAGTTTTTGCAAGGTCTAAATCTTTAGATTTGTAATAGTATAGAAATTTTAGCCATTCTAAATCACTGTCTTCTTTATCATTAAAGCTGTAAAACATTTCATAGTATCTTTGAAAGCTGTTATAATCTTCTTTATAAAAGGCTTTTAAAGCTTTGTTTTTTACAAAGTTTAAAAATGTTTTAACATCATCCTTTAAAAGTAAAGCATTTAAATACTTTTGTTCGTATATATAATTTAAATGGCTCATTTTACTCAATGCTTTAAGATAAAATTCTGAATCTTTTGATATC includes the following:
- a CDS encoding aldehyde dehydrogenase family protein — protein: MIKLPMIIGGKEVWKDEVIDVIFPYNQEKIGEAAKGSPEDVYQAIEKAKIGLEKLKKLTAYEKYKILLKVANLLESRKEEFARTITLETGKTIREARTEVDRAVNTITFSAEEAKRIHGEYVHFDASPNGKGKKGFYYRVPAGIVSAITPFNFPVNLTAHKIAPSIAAGCPFILKPSERTPLSPIMLCQLFLEAGVPEEAVSVIPGFADVGQAMTTHPDVRVVSFTGSLKVGEIIAKQAGLKKIVMELGSNSAVIVDKTANLEIASKKSVLGGFALAGQVCISVQRVFVHESVADEFEHLLKVEASKLKYGNPLEEDTDVGPVISINEVDRIETWINEAVMKGGKIALGGIQSKDKPIIPPTIVSEVPEESKLFYEEAFAPVVAVKRFKDIDEAIKLVNKTNYGLQVGVFTNDLKNAWKVIENADVGGVIINDIPTFRADNMPYGGVKGSGIGREGPKFAIEDYTEIKVVAFDLG
- the lptB gene encoding LPS export ABC transporter ATP-binding protein, translated to MEKSRLELKNIEKSFKNRTVVNGVSLYAEEGEIVGLLGPNGAGKTTTFKCLLGFLKPEKGSVLLNGEDITDLPVWERAKKGISFLPQESSIFRDLTVWDNLMMFLEFQNLTVSEMTSKAEELLKEFNLDHLKHQKASTLSGGERRRLEIARSLIINPSFLLLDEPFAGVDPVSVKDINQLILSLKSRNIGIIITDHNVRETLKITDRAYIIAHGRVIAEGTPQEIVENQEVKRVFLGEDFVLV
- the holA gene encoding DNA polymerase III subunit delta yields the protein MSEIKASQLLKEFNLSQLKPVLIIYGDEYLTKALVVEKFKSVSPIKVYWGDELDYTSFRNHLFSKDLFSSSKAIVVRDFEAFTDKLKKDELKQIIEDIKNIKLPDRLILVVNLEKLDKEPYKSLLKLDNVDVVISKKLTFQGFLTSLKNKLAKEGKAISDENLKYLASLLNNDLTIAKNEVEKLLLYVGDKKEITKEDIDAVVTPVFEENVFNFLDKFFKKDISALKIFINLLNNGVHPFEIQSLILSQLEKALQTKILMEAGNSLEEALNKVGINHPLQQANISNILKSLSKEEMVKLLNNLYNLEVAQKIYYQDINETSKEFILNFVRS
- a CDS encoding lytic transglycosylase domain-containing protein, encoding MKKNLFLIKIMYLLLLFFFSNSYAQIEEVVKIYKSDFEQIDLDNSYDLIKKNQSFAISSYTALKIASFLSYQQDYKTAFEFIQLADLDAFLEEDKPFYLYVYGTILENLQDSKYLDIFKQLVQNYCHSYYGYKTYLEIYPYLSEKEKYNALDTCLKNRHYEKVKNLLFTLKDENAVNYYLLSISQDKEFYFYQISKDSEFYLKALSKMSHLNYIYEQKYLNALLLKDDVKTFLNFVKNKALKAFYKEDYNSFQRYYEMFYSFNDKEDSDLEWLKFLYYYKSKDLDLAKTKLLSYGKFSNDPYQIEYWNKLIENKNINEIDIKDSYKVSEITPYLSLIVYKTGKRIIIKKENPCPNKYGNIAETLNKLKSIDYKLAWTEGVYQVKKGKCEEVYSVLPEAGVRCFSQLHECSYVKPFGNVEPKEFENIIYAIMKQESFFNPYAVSWSNAVGLTQFIPKTGYYVANQIGLKDFDMVDLYKPENAILFAKWYVQKLLNMFNGNLVYVFASYNSGEGAVKKFIDKNNIKDEAEFIELYPYQETRDYVKKVLRNYIIYRYKE
- the coaD gene encoding pantetheine-phosphate adenylyltransferase: MTAKICVYPGTFDPVHFGHLDIVDRALNIFDTVVVALAENPKKKPLFTLKERIEMFEDAVSKYKGRVIVEGFSGLLVDFMKKYNTKIIVRGVRLFTDFEYELQIAMTNYKLDKVETFFMMPSQELIHISSTIVKDVAFHNGDVSSMVTPFVKSKLEEKVRQLREARE
- a CDS encoding P-II family nitrogen regulator encodes the protein MKKIEAIIKPFKLDEVKDALTNIGIYGMTVTEAKGFGRQKGHTELYRGAEYVIDFLPKLKIEVVVDDAQVEKVVEAIMQAARTGRIGDGKIFIIPIEDVIRIRTGERGPEAV
- the glnA gene encoding type I glutamate--ammonia ligase, which encodes MAMIQCQTPDDVMRVISEKGIAFIDFKFSDPFGQWQHLTIPTHEFGLHSFENGIPFDGSSIRGWKGIQESDMLLIPDPKTAFIDPFIEEPTLSLICDVVDPITKEPYSRDTRQIAKKALEFLRSTGIGDIAYFGPEAEFFIFDDVRFSSGPNHSYYQVDSEEGWWNTAREENPNLGYKIPYKRGYFPVSPLDKTHHIRMEMVKTLEEVGITVEREHHEVATAGQGEINFRFSDIVGSGDNILKYKYVLRNVGYRYGKFVTFMPKPLAGDNGSGMHCHFSIWKDGQNLFAGNGYGGLSEIALYAIGGIIKHARAICAFSNPTTNSYHRLVPGFEAPVRLAYSARNRSAAIRIPVGDTSPKAKRIEVRFPDASSNPYLTFTALLMAAIDGIENKIHPGEPLDKDIYSLPPEELANVPQTPGSLQEAIDALKEDNEFLLKGGVMDMDFINMWIETKQAEQDAIRLVPHPKEFELYFDV
- a CDS encoding RsmD family RNA methyltransferase, coding for MRELRPTSNLVKQALFNILYSVKGKDFLDLFAGTGQIGMTALEKGAKSIVFVDIERERINQIREKLKNVENVKFVSKDVLKYLKDQPDESFDIVFADPPYDYKYYDKLIKEGLRVLRNGGMLIVEHRFKNDLSSIEPDFYVESRKYGDTVISFWRKQ
- a CDS encoding transposase, producing SSVKKSGKIKKMGNPYARKILYMAALSAIRFNKYCRELYERLASKGKAKKLALVAVAHKLLRQAYGVLKSRKPFDENFCT
- a CDS encoding riboflavin synthase, translated to MFTGLIEEVGKISAINKKNDGLKIKVECNKILDDIKLGDSVAVNGVCLTVVNIDKNSLDFEVSNETIKRSNFKFLKINEYVNLERAMTPSSRLGGHIVQGHVDTTGEITSITNLGQHTNIKIRFPSEYDYLVIEKGSIAIDGISLTINYINENVIDLNIIPHTWENTNLKYRKVGDIVNIEFDILGKYVAKMLNLNKQKEDKLKNLLENW